The following are encoded in a window of Oncorhynchus keta strain PuntledgeMale-10-30-2019 chromosome 10, Oket_V2, whole genome shotgun sequence genomic DNA:
- the LOC118388648 gene encoding delta-type opioid receptor, giving the protein MADNGSVWRNDSGSGDEETGVGSVELVLVLVMDVLILVLGVTGHSLVMVILCGRRRRAGPGGQHNQGNLTGTGTDTLLLALSAADLLLLSMLPFHTVAIAMQHWPFGDFLCRLVSFLGAACSSASAFTLAALAVTRYLTVVQPTQAYRLLTPRRVALTSAALWLPACALAAPQLAFRSVGDRRISPDGLACFNFLSHNGQLAYGACQFLLSFALPLGVIAVAYSGIYLFLWRSCRDNRAPQVERYQRKVTQTSALLVLAFTLCWLPSYGLTFALLGGGSHGATGSSPRFGPFSVFARITATSSTVANPILYVLMSQKFRQDLLELVARGGARGGGQ; this is encoded by the coding sequence atgGCGGATAATGGATCTGTGTGGAGGAATGACAGTGGTTCTGGTGATGAGGAGACTGGGGTCGGCAGTGTGGAGCTGGTCCTGGTTCTAGTGATGGATGTCCTGATCCTGGTGCTGGGTGTGACTGGGCACTCCCTGGTGATGGTCATCCTGTGTGGTCGTCGAAGAAGGGCAGGTCCGGGGGGTCAACACAACCAGGGGAAcctaacagggacagggacagacacccTCCTGCTGGCCCTGAGTGCGGccgacctcctcctcctctccatgctTCCCTTTCACACCGTCGCCATAGCGATGCAGCACTGGCCCTTCGGGGACTTCCTGTGTCGGCTGGTGAGCTTCCTGGGTGCCGCCTGCTCCTCGGCTAGTGCCTTCACGCTGGCCGCCCTGGCCGTGACGCGATATCTGACCGTGGTGCAGCCAACCCAGGCCTACCGCCTTCTTACTCCTCGCCGCGTGGCGCTGACCTCCGCTGCTCTCTGGCTTCCTGCTTGCGCCCTGGCTGCCCCACAGCTGGCCTTCCGCTCCGTGGGTGACCGGCGCATCTCCCCCGATGGCCTGGCCTGCTTCAACTTCCTGTCGCACAATGGCCAGCTGGCCTATGGAGCCTGCCAATTCCTGCTGTCCTTCGCCCTACCACTGGGCGTCATCGCTGTGGCCTACAGCGGGATCTACTTGTTCCTGTGGCGGAGTTGTAGGGACAACCGAGCGCCCCAGGTGGAGCGATACCAACGGAAGGTGACCCAGACATCGGCCCTGCTGGTGCTGGCCTTTACCCTGTGCtggttgccctcctacggcctgaCCTTTGCCCTCCTGGGGGGAGGCAGCCATGGGGCCACGGGGTCATCACCGCGCTTCGGGCCCTTCAGCGTGTTCGCCCGCATCACGGCCACCTCCTCTACCGTGGCCAACCCCATCCTCTACGTCCTCATGTCCCAGAAGTTCAGACAGGACCTGCTGGAGCTGGTTGCCAGGGGTGGTGCCAGGGGTGGGGGTCAGTAA